In Haloimpatiens massiliensis, the following are encoded in one genomic region:
- a CDS encoding iron ABC transporter substrate-binding protein, whose protein sequence is MNKKIVSVFIVVCMFMTLLTGCGSKTVLNDKKDDKQASEKITVTDMLGRKVTLKNGAAKKIIANNPGSLRLYCYVGSVDKLVGVPDREKKDSKRRPYAMANSSIINLPSIGEGRGNNADDFEKILQLKPDVIFANADDKAALDKMQEKIGIPVVALSYGKGVIFDKEMYDSLKLIGKVIGEEKRANEVVNYMEKCKKDLNDRTKNIPDDKKLSAYAGGLAWKGAHGIESTRENYPLFNAVNAKNVVKGINKDGAVMIDKEKLLEWNPDRIFIDLASLRLIKEDYRKNPKYYNTLSAFKNGEVYSQLPYVWCYVNIDTAMADAYYIGKVLYPEQFKDIEPEKKADEIYKFLVGKELYSEMAKESGGFKKITLEELEKVDTSKKK, encoded by the coding sequence ATGAATAAAAAAATTGTATCTGTATTTATAGTAGTGTGCATGTTTATGACCTTATTAACAGGATGTGGTTCTAAAACAGTGCTTAATGATAAAAAAGATGATAAACAAGCTAGTGAAAAGATTACTGTAACGGATATGTTAGGGAGAAAAGTAACACTAAAAAATGGAGCAGCAAAAAAGATTATAGCTAATAATCCAGGTTCATTAAGACTTTATTGTTATGTGGGAAGTGTAGATAAATTAGTTGGAGTGCCAGATAGAGAAAAAAAAGATTCTAAGAGAAGACCATACGCAATGGCAAACTCTTCTATAATTAACCTTCCTAGCATTGGTGAAGGTAGGGGTAATAATGCTGATGATTTTGAGAAAATATTACAACTTAAACCTGATGTGATTTTTGCTAATGCAGATGATAAAGCTGCTCTTGATAAAATGCAGGAAAAGATAGGAATTCCCGTAGTTGCTCTTAGTTATGGAAAAGGGGTTATATTCGATAAAGAGATGTATGATTCTTTAAAGCTTATTGGTAAGGTTATAGGCGAAGAAAAGAGAGCAAATGAAGTAGTTAATTATATGGAAAAGTGTAAAAAGGATTTAAATGATAGGACAAAGAATATACCAGATGATAAAAAGTTAAGTGCTTATGCAGGTGGTTTAGCATGGAAAGGTGCACATGGAATTGAAAGTACTAGAGAAAATTATCCTTTATTTAACGCCGTTAATGCTAAAAATGTAGTTAAAGGAATAAATAAAGATGGTGCTGTTATGATAGATAAGGAAAAATTACTTGAATGGAACCCAGATAGAATATTTATAGATTTAGCTAGTCTTCGTCTTATAAAAGAGGATTATAGAAAAAATCCTAAGTATTATAATACCTTATCTGCATTTAAAAATGGGGAAGTATATTCTCAATTACCTTATGTTTGGTGCTATGTGAATATAGATACAGCTATGGCTGATGCTTATTACATAGGAAAGGTGTTATACCCAGAGCAGTTTAAAGATATTGAGCCAGAGAAAAAGGCAGATGAAATTTATAAATTTCTTGTTGGAAAAGAACTTTATTCAGAAATGGCTAAGGAAAGTGGCGGTTTTAAGAAGATAACATTAGAAGAATTAGAAAAAGTAGATACATCCAAAAAGAAATAA
- a CDS encoding GNAT family N-acetyltransferase: MSNINPFDKCPVYETNNLIFTKVKEEDAIDLFECYSDPITKNRMNNDNCGGVWDTHNIDAVIKGIKGWEQEFDDRFYIRWSINHKQKNKIVGTMEIAPIPNTTRFWDGACQTGILRIDIISSLETKIVLSEILRMVSDNFYADFDIKNIIIKATKDHGERVLALENNSFDKLENNTFPYSDYYIKRK, translated from the coding sequence ATGAGTAATATTAATCCATTTGATAAGTGTCCAGTTTATGAAACCAATAACTTAATATTTACAAAAGTTAAAGAGGAAGACGCAATAGACTTATTTGAGTGCTATTCTGACCCAATTACTAAAAACCGTATGAATAATGATAATTGTGGCGGTGTATGGGATACACACAATATTGACGCTGTAATAAAGGGTATTAAGGGATGGGAGCAAGAATTTGACGATAGATTTTATATAAGATGGAGTATTAATCATAAGCAGAAAAATAAGATAGTAGGCACTATGGAAATAGCACCTATTCCTAATACAACAAGATTTTGGGATGGTGCTTGTCAGACTGGTATATTAAGAATAGACATCATTTCATCTCTTGAAACTAAAATAGTTTTATCTGAAATTTTAAGAATGGTTTCTGATAATTTTTATGCAGACTTTGATATTAAAAATATCATCATTAAAGCAACTAAAGACCATGGAGAAAGAGTTTTAGCCTTGGAGAATAATAGTTTTGACAAATTAGAGAACAATACCTTTCCTTATAGTGATTATTATATAAAAAGAAAATAA